One Acidimicrobiales bacterium genomic region harbors:
- a CDS encoding PAS domain-containing protein yields the protein MSTAGSRAAWLDADSLPVGVLVADPDGWVTESNQAWSDLTQLDSGASLGSGWLRCLRSGEQRVVLHRVQAVGATGGSRVDDHHITANGGHRWTRWSIRAERDDAQGRVVIAVTDIEPAGYE from the coding sequence GTGTCCACCGCTGGTTCGCGGGCGGCGTGGCTGGATGCCGATTCGTTGCCCGTCGGTGTGCTGGTCGCCGATCCCGACGGTTGGGTCACCGAGAGCAACCAAGCGTGGAGCGATCTCACCCAGCTCGACTCGGGGGCGTCGCTCGGGAGCGGGTGGCTGCGTTGCCTCCGGTCCGGTGAACAGCGTGTGGTCCTGCACCGAGTCCAGGCCGTGGGCGCCACCGGTGGGAGTCGGGTCGATGACCATCACATCACCGCCAACGGCGGCCATCGCTGGACCCGGTGGTCGATACGCGCCGAACGCGACGACGCTCAGGGCCGGGTCGTGATCGCGGTGACCGACATCGAACCCGCAGGATATGAGTGA
- a CDS encoding STAS/SEC14 domain-containing protein: MTDHISGEKFEAHLVEDGLVRFGWTEGATISPADAQAVLDAFATLTENVATPVLVDLRNVAAVDREARRMFASTTAMNRQALLVGSPLSRTLGNFFVKLSRPAMPVKLFDDEAAAVAWLHDDG, from the coding sequence GTGACTGATCACATCAGCGGCGAGAAGTTCGAGGCGCATTTGGTCGAGGACGGGCTGGTCCGCTTCGGCTGGACCGAGGGTGCCACGATCTCGCCGGCTGACGCCCAGGCCGTGTTGGATGCCTTCGCGACCCTCACGGAGAACGTGGCCACTCCGGTCTTGGTCGATCTCCGCAATGTGGCTGCCGTCGACCGCGAGGCTCGCAGGATGTTCGCTTCCACCACCGCGATGAACCGCCAAGCGCTGTTGGTGGGTTCGCCGTTGAGCAGGACCCTCGGGAACTTCTTCGTCAAGCTGAGCCGTCCGGCGATGCCGGTGAAGCTCTTCGACGACGAGGCTGCCGCGGTCGCCTGGCTACACGATGATGGGTGA
- a CDS encoding diguanylate cyclase: MMGDDPRPADGTPHAATVVERLASLLETVSAFAALDFSRPAAISPAGDIVDALASGINMLGEEIEAFTRELEERVAERTQQLDQLTRDLQAEIVERRRSEAAVRDTQETLRERLAEVERLNQEITQLTDLTKLLQVCATRQEAFEVLAQAAPKLFPGTEGAVYTFVASRDVVEMVASWGGFVSSATIASGDCWALHRGQLHTAKNDHGRRCAHTEIDWSGNQLCMPLLAHGEVLGLLHLRYGTDTDGQQHDRSADGAPHRSHERLAVAVAEQIALSLANLELRAALLAQSIRDPLTNLYNRRYLDETLARELKRAERAGSFVSFLMIDIDWFKPFNDTYGHDAGDTALRQVAVTLRDQVRSEDVVCRFGGEEFAIVMADVDTAEAATRSEHLRTAISKSELHWQGQALGTITASFGVATYPYHADTKADLLRAADVALYQAKNNGRNRVTIYVSPSETT, translated from the coding sequence ATGATGGGTGACGATCCTCGACCAGCCGACGGCACCCCACACGCCGCCACGGTGGTCGAACGTCTCGCCTCGCTGCTCGAGACGGTCAGCGCGTTCGCGGCGCTGGACTTCTCCCGCCCAGCGGCCATCAGCCCGGCCGGTGACATCGTGGATGCGCTGGCGTCGGGGATCAACATGCTCGGCGAGGAGATCGAGGCCTTCACACGTGAGCTCGAGGAGCGTGTCGCTGAACGCACACAGCAGCTGGACCAGCTGACCCGCGACCTGCAGGCGGAGATCGTAGAACGTCGTCGTAGCGAGGCGGCGGTTCGCGACACACAGGAGACGCTGCGAGAGCGGCTGGCCGAGGTTGAACGGCTCAACCAGGAGATCACCCAGCTCACCGACCTGACCAAGCTGCTGCAGGTGTGTGCGACCCGGCAAGAGGCCTTCGAGGTCCTTGCTCAGGCCGCCCCCAAGCTGTTCCCCGGCACCGAAGGCGCGGTCTACACGTTCGTCGCGTCACGGGATGTCGTGGAGATGGTCGCTTCCTGGGGCGGGTTCGTCTCTTCGGCGACGATTGCCTCGGGCGATTGTTGGGCACTACACCGCGGGCAACTCCACACGGCGAAGAACGACCACGGGCGTCGTTGCGCCCACACCGAGATCGACTGGTCCGGGAACCAGCTGTGCATGCCACTGCTCGCACATGGCGAGGTGCTCGGGCTGCTCCATCTGCGGTACGGGACCGACACCGACGGGCAGCAGCACGACAGGTCCGCTGACGGTGCGCCCCACCGCAGTCACGAGCGACTGGCTGTTGCGGTGGCCGAACAGATCGCGTTGTCGCTCGCGAACCTCGAACTACGGGCGGCGTTGCTGGCCCAGTCGATCCGCGATCCCCTGACCAACCTGTACAACCGTCGCTACCTGGACGAGACCCTGGCACGTGAGCTGAAGCGCGCCGAGCGCGCGGGGTCGTTCGTGTCCTTCCTGATGATCGACATCGACTGGTTCAAACCGTTCAACGACACCTACGGCCACGATGCCGGTGACACGGCACTACGCCAGGTGGCGGTGACCCTGCGTGACCAGGTCCGTTCCGAAGACGTGGTCTGTCGCTTCGGCGGCGAGGAGTTCGCGATTGTCATGGCTGACGTCGACACCGCGGAGGCTGCCACCCGTAGCGAGCACCTGCGCACCGCGATCAGCAAATCCGAGCTTCACTGGCAGGGACAAGCACTGGGCACGATCACCGCCTCGTTCGGTGTGGCCACCTACCCCTACCATGCCGACACCAAAGCCGACCTCCTCCGAGCGGCCGACGTTGCGCTCTACCAGGCCAAGAACAACGGCCGCAACCGCGTCACGATCTACGTTTCGCCAAGCGAGACCACCTGA
- the glnA gene encoding type I glutamate--ammonia ligase, translating to MEERTPAEVLELVEREGCEFVDLRFSDLPGVMQHVSIPANLLDDSHFEDGHGFDGSSVRGFQEIQESDMVLVADPNTAYIDPFRRRKTAVLHCFVADPVTGESYTRDPRYVATKAEAHLFASGIADAAFFGPEPEFFIFDDVRFATNGNSAFYAVDSVEGQWNTGTDEGPNLGYKPRTKQGYFPAPPMDHYQDLRSEMSATLHEVGIDTELHHHEVASGGQGEIGIRFATLLSMADNLMTFKYVLKNVAWAAGKSLTFMPKPIFGDNGSGMHVHQSLWKGGEPLFFAETGYAGLSDIARWYIGGLLSHAPAVLAFTNPTTNSYKRLVPGYEAPVNLVYSQRNRSAACRIPIAQKSPKAKRVEFRCPDSTSNPYLAFAAMMMAGLDGIQKRIEPPDPVDKDLYDLPPAELANVPMVPGSLEQVLDALEADQDFLLAGDVFTPDLIDTWVAYKRENEVDALRLRPHPYEFSLYYDI from the coding sequence ATGGAGGAGCGCACGCCCGCGGAGGTGCTGGAGCTGGTCGAACGCGAGGGTTGCGAGTTCGTCGACCTCCGGTTCTCCGATCTTCCCGGGGTCATGCAGCATGTCTCGATCCCCGCCAACCTGCTCGACGACTCGCACTTCGAGGACGGCCACGGCTTCGATGGCTCGTCGGTCCGCGGGTTCCAGGAGATCCAGGAATCGGACATGGTGCTGGTCGCCGACCCCAACACCGCCTACATCGACCCGTTCCGTCGGCGGAAGACGGCGGTGCTGCACTGCTTTGTTGCCGATCCGGTCACCGGCGAGAGCTACACGCGCGATCCTCGCTATGTCGCCACCAAGGCCGAGGCCCATCTGTTCGCCTCGGGGATCGCCGACGCCGCGTTCTTCGGGCCCGAGCCCGAGTTCTTCATCTTCGACGACGTGCGGTTCGCGACCAACGGCAACTCGGCGTTCTACGCGGTCGACTCCGTCGAGGGTCAGTGGAACACCGGCACCGATGAGGGCCCCAACCTCGGCTACAAGCCGCGCACCAAGCAGGGCTACTTCCCCGCGCCGCCGATGGACCACTACCAGGACCTGCGCTCGGAGATGTCGGCCACGCTGCACGAGGTCGGCATCGACACCGAGTTGCACCACCACGAGGTCGCCAGTGGCGGTCAGGGCGAGATCGGCATCCGCTTCGCCACCCTGCTGTCCATGGCCGACAACCTCATGACGTTCAAGTACGTGCTCAAGAACGTGGCCTGGGCGGCCGGCAAGTCCCTCACCTTCATGCCCAAGCCGATCTTCGGCGACAACGGGTCGGGCATGCACGTGCACCAGTCGCTGTGGAAGGGCGGCGAGCCGCTGTTCTTCGCCGAGACCGGGTACGCGGGGCTGTCCGACATCGCCCGCTGGTACATCGGCGGCCTGTTGAGCCACGCCCCGGCCGTGCTGGCGTTCACCAACCCCACCACCAACTCCTACAAGCGGCTGGTGCCGGGCTATGAGGCACCGGTCAACCTGGTCTACAGCCAGCGGAACCGGTCGGCGGCGTGTCGCATCCCCATCGCGCAGAAGAGCCCCAAGGCCAAGCGGGTCGAGTTCCGCTGCCCCGACTCCACGTCGAACCCCTACCTGGCGTTCGCGGCGATGATGATGGCCGGTCTCGACGGGATCCAGAAGCGCATCGAGCCGCCCGACCCGGTCGACAAGGACCTCTACGACCTGCCGCCGGCCGAACTGGCCAACGTCCCCATGGTGCCCGGGTCGCTCGAGCAGGTGCTCGACGCGCTCGAGGCCGACCAGGACTTCCTGCTCGCCGGCGACGTGTTCACCCCCGACCTCATCGACACCTGGGTGGCCTACAAGCGCGAGAACGAGGTCGACGCCCTGCGCCTGCGCCCCCACCCCTACGAGTTCTCGCTCTACTACGACATCTGA
- the glnII gene encoding glutamine synthetase GlnII — protein sequence MSYRAEYIWIDGSEPTGRLRSKTKVVPVGTEPPIWGFDGSSTNQAPGANSDCVLRPVAVYPDPIRGGNDKLVMCEVLLPDMTPHPTNTRAACAETAETYADQEPWFGIEQEYTFLQNGHPLGWPQGGFPGPQGPYYCGVGADEIWGRDIVEMHTKACMDAGLAISGTNAEVMMGQWEFQIGPASPLDVSDQIWVARWLLYRCGEEFEVAATLDPKPVQGDWNGAGAHTNFSTNAMREGYDPIIAACEALGTKAEEHIKNYGPGVEQRLTGLHETAPWTEFKYGVSDRGASVRIPWQVEVDKKGYIEDRRPNANCDPYVVTRLITDTCCSALA from the coding sequence GTGAGCTACCGGGCTGAGTACATCTGGATCGACGGAAGCGAGCCGACAGGACGGCTCCGATCGAAGACGAAGGTGGTTCCGGTCGGAACCGAACCTCCCATCTGGGGCTTCGACGGATCGAGCACCAACCAGGCGCCGGGCGCGAACTCGGACTGCGTCCTGCGTCCGGTCGCGGTCTATCCCGACCCGATCCGGGGCGGCAACGACAAGCTGGTCATGTGCGAGGTGCTGCTGCCCGACATGACCCCCCACCCCACCAACACACGCGCGGCCTGTGCCGAGACCGCCGAGACCTACGCCGATCAGGAGCCCTGGTTCGGCATCGAGCAGGAGTACACGTTCCTGCAGAACGGCCATCCTCTGGGCTGGCCCCAGGGCGGCTTCCCCGGCCCCCAGGGCCCCTACTACTGCGGTGTCGGTGCCGACGAGATCTGGGGTCGCGACATCGTCGAGATGCACACCAAGGCCTGCATGGACGCGGGCCTGGCCATCTCGGGCACCAACGCCGAGGTGATGATGGGGCAGTGGGAGTTCCAGATCGGCCCCGCGAGCCCGCTCGACGTGTCCGACCAGATCTGGGTCGCCCGCTGGCTGCTCTACCGTTGCGGCGAGGAGTTCGAGGTGGCCGCCACCCTGGATCCCAAGCCGGTCCAGGGCGACTGGAACGGAGCCGGTGCGCACACCAACTTCTCCACCAACGCCATGCGCGAGGGCTATGACCCGATCATCGCCGCGTGCGAGGCGCTCGGCACCAAGGCCGAGGAGCACATCAAGAACTACGGCCCCGGGGTCGAACAGCGTCTCACCGGCCTGCACGAGACTGCCCCGTGGACCGAGTTCAAGTACGGCGTCTCCGACCGCGGTGCCTCGGTGCGCATCCCGTGGCAGGTCGAGGTCGACAAGAAGGGCTACATCGAGGATCGGCGTCCCAACGCCAACTGCGATCCCTACGTGGTGACCCGCCTGATCACCGACACCTGCTGCAGCGCGCTCGCCTGA
- a CDS encoding glutamine synthetase family protein, producing MERQQDYVLRTVEERGVRLVRLWFTDVLGQLKSFAISPAELETAFDEGMHFDGSSIDGFSRVQESDVLARPDPNSFELLPWANEDGTTARMFCDIENPDGSPFAGDSRQVLRRNLDRAHERGYSFLCAPEMEFFYFAHGDPTRAPEPLDTASYFDLTTADVAGNIRQRTIHMLEAMGIPVEYSFHEDSASQHEIDLRYTDALSMADNVMTFRLVVREIAMEHGAYATFMPKPLAGQQGSGMHTHLSLFEGDTNAFYDPDDPYKLSKVGRSFIAGLLHHAPEITAMTNQLVNSYKRLIIGYEAPVFLSWARNNRSALIRIPVTKAGKASSTRIEFRSPDPACNPYLAFSTMLAAGLAGIEGNYELPPEAATNVFEMTDLERKAAGLRALPQSLAEALDEMERSELVAETLGEHIFEWFLRNKRAEWADYKAHVSQFELSRYLPNW from the coding sequence ATGGAACGCCAGCAGGACTACGTGTTGCGTACGGTCGAAGAGCGCGGGGTCCGCCTCGTGCGGCTCTGGTTCACCGATGTGTTGGGCCAGCTCAAGTCGTTCGCCATCTCCCCCGCCGAGCTCGAGACCGCGTTCGACGAGGGCATGCACTTCGACGGCAGCTCCATCGACGGCTTCTCCCGCGTCCAGGAGAGCGACGTGCTGGCTCGCCCCGACCCCAACAGCTTCGAGCTGTTGCCGTGGGCCAACGAGGACGGCACCACGGCCCGCATGTTCTGCGACATCGAGAACCCCGACGGCAGTCCCTTCGCCGGCGACTCCCGCCAGGTGCTGCGGCGCAACCTCGACCGAGCCCACGAGCGCGGCTACTCGTTCCTCTGCGCGCCGGAGATGGAGTTCTTCTACTTCGCCCACGGCGACCCGACCAGGGCACCCGAGCCGCTCGACACCGCGTCGTACTTCGACCTCACCACCGCCGATGTCGCCGGGAACATCCGCCAGCGCACCATCCACATGCTGGAGGCGATGGGCATCCCGGTCGAGTACTCCTTCCACGAGGACAGCGCCAGCCAGCACGAGATCGACCTGCGCTACACCGACGCGCTGTCGATGGCCGACAACGTGATGACCTTCCGGCTCGTGGTCCGCGAGATCGCGATGGAGCACGGCGCCTACGCCACCTTCATGCCCAAGCCACTCGCCGGCCAGCAGGGGTCGGGCATGCACACCCACCTGTCGCTGTTCGAGGGCGACACCAACGCGTTCTACGACCCCGACGACCCCTACAAGTTGTCCAAGGTCGGTCGGTCGTTCATCGCCGGTCTGTTGCACCACGCGCCCGAGATCACCGCAATGACCAACCAGCTGGTCAACTCCTACAAGCGGCTCATCATCGGCTACGAGGCCCCGGTGTTCCTGTCGTGGGCCCGCAACAACCGCTCGGCGCTCATCCGGATCCCGGTCACCAAGGCCGGCAAGGCGTCGTCCACCCGCATCGAGTTCCGCTCGCCCGACCCGGCGTGCAACCCCTACCTGGCCTTCTCCACGATGCTGGCGGCTGGTCTGGCCGGCATCGAGGGAAACTACGAGCTCCCACCCGAAGCCGCCACCAACGTGTTCGAGATGACCGACCTCGAACGCAAGGCCGCGGGGCTGCGGGCCCTGCCCCAGTCGCTGGCCGAGGCACTCGACGAGATGGAGCGCTCCGAGCTGGTGGCCGAGACCCTCGGCGAGCACATCTTCGAGTGGTTCCTGCGCAACAAGCGGGCCGAGTGGGCCGACTACAAGGCCCACGTCTCGCAGTTCGAGCTGAGTCGGTACCTCCCCAACTGGTAG
- a CDS encoding response regulator transcription factor, with translation MEPLLLFPDPAPPELAQALDLGGYPWKPAGDQMSVDRQEPPDGWAGAVVCADTDPEGAFAVCRELRKRDIPLEPLLLLISGAQLGDLELRDDLFDDFLLTPFHPRELEARLKHLFWRTGRGTRPELIEYKDLVLNLETYQAAIGGRPLDLTYMEYELLKFLAAHPGKVFTRETLLSRVWGYEYYGGARTVDVHIRRLRAKLGEEHANLIQTIRSVGYSFGQSRWMS, from the coding sequence ATGGAACCCCTCCTGCTCTTCCCCGACCCGGCTCCACCGGAGCTGGCCCAGGCGCTGGACCTGGGCGGCTACCCGTGGAAGCCCGCGGGCGACCAGATGTCGGTCGACCGCCAGGAGCCTCCCGACGGCTGGGCAGGAGCGGTGGTCTGCGCCGACACCGATCCCGAGGGCGCGTTCGCGGTGTGCCGCGAGCTCCGCAAGCGCGACATCCCCCTCGAACCGCTCCTCCTGCTGATCTCGGGCGCCCAGCTCGGCGACCTCGAGCTGCGCGACGACCTCTTCGACGACTTCCTGCTCACCCCGTTCCACCCCCGCGAGCTCGAGGCCAGGCTCAAGCACCTGTTCTGGCGCACCGGTCGCGGCACCCGACCCGAGCTCATCGAGTACAAGGATCTGGTCCTCAACCTCGAGACCTACCAGGCGGCCATCGGCGGGCGCCCGCTCGACCTCACCTACATGGAGTACGAGCTGTTGAAGTTCCTCGCTGCGCACCCCGGCAAGGTCTTCACCCGCGAGACGCTGCTCAGCCGGGTGTGGGGCTATGAGTACTACGGAGGGGCGCGCACCGTCGACGTCCACATCCGGCGCCTGCGGGCCAAGCTCGGCGAGGAGCACGCCAACCTCATCCAGACGATCCGCTCGGTGGGGTACTCGTTCGGCCAGTCGCGCTGGATGAGCTGA
- a CDS encoding cold-shock protein, whose product MATGTVKWFNAEKGYGFISREGGSDVFVHFSAIQGSGYRSLDEGQTVEFEVTTGPKGDQAQDVRPI is encoded by the coding sequence TTGGCTACCGGTACCGTCAAATGGTTCAACGCCGAGAAGGGCTACGGCTTCATCTCGCGCGAGGGTGGGAGCGACGTGTTCGTCCACTTCTCCGCGATCCAGGGCAGTGGCTACCGCTCGCTCGACGAAGGTCAGACCGTCGAGTTCGAGGTCACGACCGGCCCGAAGGGCGACCAGGCCCAGGACGTTCGACCCATCTGA
- a CDS encoding RidA family protein, with translation MATPVGPYTPIVRAGDWLIVSGQVGIVDGKLVDGGTAGQLEQALVNMEALLAGEGATKDHVVKTTVFLRHMSDYRLMNDTYTAFFGDHRPARSAIGVAELPIGALVEVEAWAHVA, from the coding sequence ATGGCCACCCCAGTCGGTCCCTACACGCCGATCGTCCGGGCCGGCGACTGGCTGATCGTGTCCGGCCAGGTCGGCATCGTCGACGGCAAGCTCGTCGACGGTGGCACCGCCGGTCAGCTCGAGCAGGCCCTGGTCAACATGGAGGCGCTGCTGGCCGGCGAGGGGGCCACCAAGGACCACGTCGTCAAGACCACCGTCTTTCTCCGCCACATGAGCGACTACCGGCTGATGAACGACACCTACACCGCGTTCTTCGGCGACCATCGCCCCGCCCGCTCGGCGATCGGGGTCGCCGAGCTTCCCATCGGCGCCCTCGTCGAGGTCGAAGCCTGGGCCCACGTGGCCTAG
- a CDS encoding 2Fe-2S iron-sulfur cluster-binding protein — MTPARRVKGRSITTLDGIDPAARERWADAFCATGASQCGFCTPGIIVRLHGLAAKKPDASIADAERALQAHLCRCTGWRTILDAWEHREQPVTIDGRDLDAAARRAEIEGRIPQAVGPHVALGAGGFADDTAPADALVAVPTADGDWVVAESLGEARQAAGKVQGRRTTVDAEPPLELPDGDWAVTLRTSWVEPAYLETDASWCRPGGEPASPLANGGAFGAKVDSIAPGAARRLADEHDRAVRVVVSREDAVRSGAKRPPVAAGIRADGTGVIRVARTPGIVDAIHAVAPELEVEEVSVAGPPTSAAIRAAGWAEAAILRAAITGEATITGEATITGPDGSRATATVDDGTIKIRVSCGDPLDEVVLHSYCVGAAHMALSWVTSEGLAVDDAGAVHDLTIRSFGVLRAVDTPPIEIELDPGPGPPVNGSDTVFAAVAAAVWIHQGLPPVWPTGQTVRTN, encoded by the coding sequence GTGACCCCGGCTCGTCGGGTCAAGGGTCGCTCGATCACCACCCTCGACGGCATCGATCCCGCCGCCCGCGAGCGGTGGGCCGACGCCTTCTGCGCCACCGGCGCCAGCCAGTGCGGGTTCTGCACGCCGGGGATCATCGTCCGCCTCCACGGGCTGGCGGCCAAGAAGCCCGACGCGTCGATCGCCGACGCCGAACGGGCGCTGCAGGCCCACCTGTGCCGTTGCACCGGGTGGCGCACGATCCTCGATGCCTGGGAGCACCGCGAGCAACCGGTCACGATCGACGGCCGCGACCTCGACGCCGCGGCCCGCCGAGCCGAGATCGAGGGCCGGATCCCCCAGGCTGTCGGGCCCCACGTGGCCCTCGGCGCCGGCGGGTTCGCCGACGACACCGCCCCCGCCGACGCGCTGGTCGCGGTGCCCACCGCCGACGGCGATTGGGTCGTGGCCGAGTCCCTCGGCGAGGCCCGCCAGGCCGCGGGCAAGGTCCAGGGGCGCCGAACCACCGTCGACGCCGAACCACCGCTCGAGCTGCCCGACGGCGACTGGGCGGTCACCCTCCGCACCTCATGGGTCGAACCGGCCTATCTCGAGACCGACGCCTCGTGGTGCCGACCCGGTGGTGAGCCGGCCAGCCCACTGGCCAACGGCGGTGCCTTCGGGGCCAAGGTCGACAGCATCGCTCCCGGCGCCGCCCGCCGGCTCGCCGACGAGCACGATCGAGCGGTGCGGGTGGTGGTGTCGCGAGAGGACGCCGTTCGATCGGGGGCGAAGCGGCCGCCGGTCGCCGCCGGGATCCGGGCCGACGGCACCGGGGTCATCCGGGTGGCGCGCACCCCGGGCATCGTCGACGCGATCCACGCGGTGGCTCCCGAGCTGGAGGTCGAGGAGGTGTCGGTCGCCGGGCCCCCGACCTCGGCCGCGATCCGCGCCGCCGGCTGGGCCGAAGCCGCGATCCTGCGGGCGGCGATCACCGGCGAGGCGACGATCACCGGCGAGGCGACGATCACCGGCCCCGACGGATCCCGGGCCACCGCCACGGTCGACGACGGCACCATCAAGATCCGGGTCAGCTGCGGCGACCCGCTCGACGAGGTGGTGCTGCACTCCTACTGCGTCGGGGCCGCCCACATGGCGCTGAGCTGGGTCACCTCCGAAGGGTTGGCGGTCGATGACGCGGGCGCGGTGCACGACCTGACCATCCGCTCGTTCGGCGTCCTGCGGGCGGTCGACACCCCACCCATCGAGATCGAGCTCGACCCCGGCCCCGGCCCGCCCGTCAACGGTTCCGACACCGTGTTCGCCGCGGTGGCCGCGGCGGTGTGGATCCACCAGGGTCTCCCCCCGGTCTGGCCCACCGGCCAGACTGTTCGCACCAACTGA
- the erpA gene encoding iron-sulfur cluster insertion protein ErpA → MITLTDSAAGKVKQLIEAEGDASLALRVAVRPGGCSGFSYEMFFDTDVAAEDMAIEYSGVKVVSDPSSAQLLDGATLDYKDGIQDAGFAINNPNASRTCGCGQSFS, encoded by the coding sequence GTGATCACGCTCACGGATTCTGCCGCAGGCAAGGTCAAGCAGCTCATCGAGGCCGAGGGCGACGCGTCGCTCGCGCTGCGGGTCGCGGTCCGTCCCGGCGGCTGCTCGGGCTTCAGCTACGAGATGTTCTTCGACACCGACGTCGCTGCCGAGGACATGGCGATCGAGTACTCGGGGGTCAAGGTCGTGTCCGACCCCTCCAGCGCCCAGCTGCTCGACGGCGCCACGCTCGACTACAAGGACGGCATCCAAGATGCCGGCTTCGCCATCAACAACCCGAACGCCAGCCGCACCTGCGGCTGCGGGCAGTCCTTCAGCTGA
- a CDS encoding helix-turn-helix domain-containing protein translates to MAQEPSPAAPRSGDRPARLAILKALGDNTRYAIYLELARSPVPMSTAEIADSLDLHVNTVRPHLERMREVGLLSVRSQTRGGVGRPQHLYSLAPDAPSLGLEPSPYPTIARMLLAVASSTELDPEAVVVAGRDQGELDARPWDQGSPPVEALMTELDSMGFDPEIVVEDDTTTIAFAHCPFAELAESNPSVVCALHQGMVEGFLDGIGGPCPSAFNTLVHRQPCRVELPVPA, encoded by the coding sequence GTGGCTCAGGAACCATCCCCCGCGGCCCCCCGCAGCGGCGACCGACCGGCACGCCTCGCCATCCTCAAGGCGTTGGGCGACAACACGCGCTATGCCATCTACCTCGAGCTGGCCCGGTCCCCGGTCCCGATGTCCACCGCCGAGATCGCCGATTCGCTCGACCTGCACGTCAACACGGTGCGCCCCCACCTCGAGCGGATGCGCGAGGTCGGGCTCCTCTCGGTCCGCAGCCAGACCCGTGGCGGTGTCGGGCGTCCCCAGCACCTGTACTCACTCGCCCCCGACGCTCCGTCGCTCGGGCTCGAACCGTCGCCCTATCCCACGATCGCCCGGATGCTGCTCGCCGTCGCCTCGTCCACCGAGCTCGATCCCGAGGCGGTGGTCGTCGCCGGGCGCGACCAGGGAGAGCTCGACGCCCGCCCATGGGACCAGGGCTCCCCACCGGTCGAAGCGCTCATGACCGAGCTCGACTCGATGGGGTTCGACCCCGAGATCGTCGTCGAGGACGACACGACCACCATCGCCTTCGCCCACTGCCCCTTCGCCGAGCTGGCCGAGTCGAACCCCTCGGTGGTGTGCGCCCTGCACCAGGGCATGGTCGAGGGCTTCCTCGACGGCATCGGGGGACCGTGCCCGTCGGCGTTCAACACCCTGGTCCATCGCCAACCGTGCCGGGTCGAGCTTCCGGTACCGGCCTGA